The Maylandia zebra isolate NMK-2024a linkage group LG14, Mzebra_GT3a, whole genome shotgun sequence genome includes the window ACTCTGAAAtgaattcaaagcaaaaaagtaaGAAGATAAGGAGTTTTCAATTATTTTACAAAGGAAACCCAACCTCATACAACTTCAACATAATAGCAAAATTAGTCATGGAAATGAAAACTTAATTTAAACATAAACTCTAATGAACACCTGAACGATAGTGAGAACACAAGCATAgacaaacaaatgaacttatAGCTCTATTTGCTGCAGCCTACATTGTAGATGGATGAGTCTGCCTCTACATCTAAACAGAATATACATATACTAATTTAATAATATGAATACAATACATcattatataattattattaatatactATATGAGTATAGTCAGGGGCTAAAATGGGATTTGCAGATTTGAGAACCCTAAGATCACTGTAGTGGTTATAGCAGTGTGTGGAAAGGAATCAGGAGTCACAATAGGCTCTATTGAGAGCTCCAGCAGATTTGtctacaggctgtgatcagctgacctgtgctGTGGCTGTTTACCCGAGGTatactgctctttgtggatttacacaacTCATCAGTATGTAAGTTATCATGTCTGACTTCCGTCTCCTATACTGCCAAGTGCCAACATACTGTTTataccattttttttattttactgcataGTACACAGCTTGGATCTGGTATTGTGCAGCTTATTTTAAACCATGCATATAGACCAATATATACAGCATAAATGATTTACTGTAAAACAAACAGTGTAACGGCGGATATGTAAAGCTAGCTCAACAACACGTAATATAACTattctgtaaaatagtcagatgtcagatgtctattcatattaatgtacagaattcacctgcttgctactactactgcacattcacccaatgtatatactatatgttctcccccccatttttgcacatgtcgaggagcgtgtcaggctacatttcactgtgtgttatacagtgaaatgtagcctgacacgggTTACAAGTATAAGTATAacttatacttgtataactatgcatgtgacaaataaagaaccttgaaccttgaacgtttgtgcttttattttggtaacttCCTGTGTGACCGAAAGTGAATGTTGTAACGGTAACTAGCTTGATGTACAAAAAAGACGCAAGAAAACGGTAAACTACTGCTAACAGAGAAaactgccaaaaagtgatttgcctgccaaaaagtgatttccaatgtttccgtgtattttttatgtgtaatatctttacgtatgttggtaaatagacttcggtgaacagcgtttacaaaggggttatatatagaattaaaagattatctgttttttcaagtatctttataactctgtgttattgtactcacattataaccaatccggtccttttTCCCCACTTacaatatttttacagaactattgtaatatttgctgccatttctgctgtcttactcttacaaaagacatttttaatgttaatgagattttttttaactgcataaataaaggttctATAAAAGTcgttgccaaaaactgattgcggcttctaccttgttacacgaatgttgtttgtggctcaatatgactttgtgtcatccatgagggatgcatttgacatatgtttcacatattataggccaacaagttacttatagcagtttaaatacgagcaatcagtttttggcaaataccggaaatcagtttttggccgacaatcactttttggcacaacaccggcatAACATAACTCTTCCGAAATCGAGTTTGTTATTTCAGAGCAAACCTGTATTTTCCCCACGTCCCTGGCGCAGCCCACCACTTTCATACCGAGCCGGACCAGCTCCACGGCTACAGCCGCCCCGATCCCGACCGAGGCTCCGGTCACCAGAGCCACTCTGCCCCGCCAGCGCTCCATCAAAGACAGCCCTAACCAGCTCACGCACCAAAAGTTTGAAGAGAGGGACGTGCCAAGATAGATATCCCCGACAGAATTAGTTTCCTCTGCGTCGGGAGCGCGCACTAGGTAGGGAGAACGGATCCCGTTGACTTCGCCTCCATTCCAACCAACTAGACGTAGAAACAGTGACGAACTATCAAAAACCTAAAGACGAGTGTACATTACCGTTCAGTTTGTGGGTTACAACTGAAAATGATACGTTTATTGTTCTCATGTGTtatcagcagtgttggtcaagttacttgaaaatagtaagtagttactaattactgattacttatttttaaaagtaattagttactttgtTACTTACCGGTAGTTAGAATTAGGTTAGGGTAGAAACAAATTTCCATAAACGatccatataaaataaaataaaactacacTAAGCATTGTTACATTATTATACTGATAAAAATGAACTTTGACACAGAGTCATGTGTACAGAGTTATAATGGATGATGAATTGCAATTCGGTTATAGAGTAACATAAACTGGCTGCTCGCCTAGTTTCTTGGTGTCATCTCAGCATGACACAGCAGAAAAAACCTCATTATcattaactttatttattattatttgtggcAGTAGTATTAGTTGCAGCAGTTGGAGTATTTTAAATTGGATTTCTCTTTTAGGAACAGTTGTGGAGAAATGACAGACATGCTTTCTCTTCTCTGATAGCTTCTAGAAAAAACAGATGTTGCCAGTGCCATCATAATATGTGCTCAGCGCCTCTCTGCATTTTCAGAGTCGTGATTTTCTCTTATTTCATTGAACTTTCCttttaattgcattttaaacacaaacactttactCATATTAAGATAACACTGATATAAACATGGCAATACTGATGTATGGAATTTAAACCATGGCTGGTTCTTCGTGAAGAGCACAAAATGTCCCAAGAAAACATACCTCTGAAGATCATCACTATTTTGCATTTCAAAGCTCTGCTTTTACTTCCATTACAATATTAGCCACTACAGGTCATAGTACAGTCGTGGCCAGAATCTACTGCTCTTTGGTCAAGTCACACTTGAAAGGGACCAAAACACCAGGGTGGCCAGCACTTTGACACTCTGCTGCCAGTTTTTGAAACCAAACTTATATGATTTCTTGGTAGGCTAAGTTTTGTATTGACAACTCCTTTAAAAGTGTACTCTCTCAGATacctgcatttaattatttacaacaaatgtattatttattacaACCACAATTAACACTAGCAAACAGTTCTCTATTGCATCCTTGACAACGGAGCATTGTGCTTGCTGAGCAGTGTCAAATTGTCAAGACACTCAGCGATTTGGTGAGTGTTTTCAGAAATATTTGCATCATCCACACAAACTGTTGGAGAGTGCAGAAATCTGCTACCGTACAAAGGAACCACAACAGAGTTTTTAGTACAGCACCATATACCTCCTTGCCCCGAATTTTACCTAGTGACTGCCAAAAACTTCCAGCAACCATTCACCAACTGGTTGGAGAACATAGATTAATGAACAAAGGCCACTTACCAGTCTCTAGGGCATAGTTAATAAGAacagtttattgttaattctgTTGAGTTCAATTTCAGTTTAGGTCAGTGTGCATCTGAATTGAACAAAAACATTCTCAAGTCTTTCTTCATTCGCATTAGAAAAATTTATTTTGGTAATTTTCTCACAGTCATTTTGACAGTTCTGTTTGATGAAAAATTCAACTTTGACTTGGCTTTTTATCATTTTAGGATCACGTAGGAGTGTGCTCAGTAATGGTTggtggtttttatttattttttcttagcAGAGGATAAATGGAGAGCAGTGTTGAGCAGTCAGGAGTTTCACACCACTTTGTTGTGGAGGCTGGATTGTGTGCCTGCACTGTGTTACCAGCTACACAGCTTCAAAGTTAATGTCGCCAACCTGAAAGGAAAGTTATAGAAATATTATCTTATTTTGAGTAATCTGGTGATATTTACAATATTAATGAGCTAAATTCAATAAGTGAACATTTAAAAAGTTGAAAATAAGAGAAAACCTACAAACCTGAACATGAGGCGGGGCGCTGAGCACGTATGTGACAGCACTGGCAATGTCTTTTGGTTCCAAAGGCTGTCAGAGAAGTGAAAAATGCTTAATAACTTTTATCAGAGTAATCATATTAACAATCTATAAACTGTGAGATTAATAATTATACCTTAAATTCACTGTACATAGCAGCTACTTTTTCAGGTTCATTGCTGTGGAGCCGTGATACAAATTCTGTGTCCACTAAACCAGGAGAGAGgctctgtaaaaaacaaaagaaaaacaaaggtaaaagaagtgtgattgtgtgtcgACTTCGGAAAGTATTGTAAATGTGTCTCATAGCAGCTGAAATTGGTTTTAAGGGCACTTTTTGGGTTTATCAGTGTTCTTTAAAACCTTACCGTGGCTCTGATATGAGTTTTTTCTGCACGCAGCTCCTGCCTCAGGCCCTCAGTCAGCGCGGTTACAGCGAACTTGGTCGCCATGTAGAAATGTAAATCGGGAACGGGATAGACATGATGTCCACCCACACTACAACAGAAGAACATTTCACTAGGTCAGCATTTACCAACATATTTTTTATCTGATTTCAGGATCacatctgtgttttatccttgGAGGAGGAGTCCTCTTTACCAAAGAAATGAAACGAGTGAGCGCCACTGGCATCTTAATAAAATGtcaccctcttcctcctcatctcaAACTCATCTACTGAACTGAATTCCAGGATTGAATATACAAAAATGTGCACAAATATGCCTATTTATTCCCAATATTGGGAATAAAGGCAAATCTTTTCATTCTCACTATTGAAATCTCCACAGTTTCCATTCACTTTAGGTTAAGAGTCTTGGCATCATCCTAGACAGCTCACTATCTTATAAATCTCACATTAATGATCTCACTTGTTCTGCCTATTTCCATCTACGCAACACGGACCGATTGTatccttctctttccacccagtctGTATCCTTTCTTGATCATAGTATAGTTACATCCCACACTGTCTATTGTAATTCTCTCTTGCATGGTTtcccccaaaaatccctccataagcttcaactggttcaAAACTGCGCTGCCCGCATACCAGCACATCATCCATATCCTTCAGGAATGTCACTGGCTCCCTATGAAATTCTGAATGGCATACAAGTTTCATCTGATTACCTTCAAGACCCTTCATAACCTTGTTCCTccttacctttctgacctgtcaagcaCTACCTCTTCTGCCCGCTCACTTcgatcttcttcttctatccagcttGCCTTCTTTCCCCCTCAgcaccatgggaagcagagcttttagctgctctgctcccagcCTGTGGAACTTTCtacctccagatataagaaacattggttctctcccccagttGAAATCTCAACTTAAAACCTCTCTGTTCAAGTCTGCATGTTCGCTGTGAACTTattgtttgtatattttatcTTGTTCTTTTGATTGTTCTTTGTTTGCCATTAGTGTTACCAACAGAAGCTCATAATCTCAATCTGAATCTGAGCATGATTATATTCAAAGATATTTGAAAGATGTTTAAATCATCAGACTTCACAGGCATGGCCGTCGTTGATCATCAGTAAATAAAACTGCACCTGTTTATGTTTATGATGTGCCCATCATCCACATTTCTCTCTTTCATTGACTGATAAGCTTCACGTGCACACAtgctcagtgcaagaacgtttACCTGCAAGAAACcatgcagaaaaataaaaagtaaaaattattataattattattattattttaatgggCTAAATTGTTTTTGGTGTTTTGCTGCTGTAACAGAATAATTCCCCAACTTTTAGAGCTACATAAAAGTgataattttatttcattcaatATTCTGCAAAGAAAACATTCCAGTGAATGTATTTCCACATACCGCACACAAAATATTATTGACGTCTAAGTCAAGATAATTGTTTTCTAAAATATCTGAGCTCTTACGTCCATCATGTTCTTCCATCCACTGCTTTTGCCATTTATCAACTGCTCTGGCTGTGCCAGACCAGCATTGTTGATGCACACGTCCACGCCTTTGTGCTGATTTTTGATCGCTGCAAACATGGACAGAATCTCCTCCTCTTTGGTCAAGTCACACTTGAAAGGAACCAAAACACCAGGGTGGCCGGCGCTCTGACACTCTGCTGCCAGTGTCTGAAACCAAAAGGAAATGGCAGATGATAAGCTTTAAGATTAGAAAGGTAAGAATTAAGATTAAAATCAGcgtttttattaatttcttatTTTCTAGTGAAAACTGTAGAgacgagaaaaaaaaataaaactgaaattcagATGTTTGTCATCAGTTCAGTTGTGTCCAGCCTTCTTTTTCTGCAATGGagtaaattgaaattgaaagtgTTGTGCCACATCTATCAATGAATCTATTGATCATCTATCAATAATCAAGTTTTACACACAGTCTGTATTGTCGTGCGACAATGACTGACCTGTTGTAAAACAGGTTTAATTacagttaaataaaatgacTTATGTAAGCCTGACACAGCTGGAAGATCTTGTGTAAAATATACTTTGCACTCTCGCAGAAAGTCTGAGTTTTCATTCCAGCCTGACACAATTAAAAATGATTTGCATATCAAAAATTATATGAGTCTTTCACTTCAGAACAAACCTGTATTTTTCCAACATCTCTGGCGCAGCCCATCACTTTCATACCGAGTCGGACCAGCTCTACGGCTATAGCCGCCCCAATGCCGACCGAGGCTCCGGTCACCAGAGCCACTCTGCCCCGCCAGCGCTCCATCACAGCTTGGATTCCTGCTACAcgcaagaaagaaaaacaagtatgAAGAGAGGGACGCTGGGTCTCCAGGATAGTCACCCTTGAGCTCAAACTGTCCTTTAAAGTGAgctatctctctctctatatatatatattacagaaAGATGTTGCAAGTCTTGGTGCAGCCTTCACGCCAATGAATGGAAAGCAGTGATTGATTAAACACTTGTTATTCGTTACACTGCCAAgctaaatcaaacaaaatctcTTATCTCAAGATTCCATATCATACTTGTTTTAGTACTCCCTGCACAGTTCTTTGTACCTTGCACTGCCACAATAACGTCTACAGAGTAAG containing:
- the LOC106675058 gene encoding dehydrogenase/reductase SDR family member 11, which encodes MERWRGRVALVTGASVGIGAAIAVELVRLGMKVMGCARDVGKIQTLAAECQSAGHPGVLVPFKCDLTKEEEILSMFAAIKNQHKGVDVCINNAGLAQPEQLINGKSSGWKNMMDVNVLALSMCAREAYQSMKERNVDDGHIININSVGGHHVYPVPDLHFYMATKFAVTALTEGLRQELRAEKTHIRATSLSPGLVDTEFVSRLHSNEPEKVAAMYSEFKPLEPKDIASAVTYVLSAPPHVQVGDINFEAV